A window of the Mucilaginibacter sp. cycad4 genome harbors these coding sequences:
- a CDS encoding glycoside hydrolase family 30 beta sandwich domain-containing protein, with the protein MNTQIKPILLGAMLLAPAAAIHAQTKASLWLTKADRSVLFEQQKGPLAFKTSDAGGTTITVDDKEHYQPIDGFGFALTGGSAMHIIRMSADSRAALLKNLFAVTGNDIGISYLRLSIGASDLNEKVFSYDDMPKGQTDPTLKHFDLGPDKADVIPVMKQILAINPAIKILGSPWSPPAWMKTNNDTRGGRLKPDCYPVYAQYLVKYIQGMKANGINIDAITIQNEPLHPGNNPSLLMVAPDEADFIKNNLGPAFKAAGIKTKIIVYDHNADRPDYPISILNDPAARKYVDGSGFHLYGGDISALTDVHNAHPDKNIYFTEQMTVEPENQSTINIAWPVKSLIIGATRNWSRNVLEWNLAADPEYKPYTDRGGCPSCQGAVTIDKNEVKKNIAYYSVAHASKFVRPGSVRIASNNMDTLPNVAFKTPDGKKVLIVANTGDSAQDFNIKYQGKILAVKLDKGSVGTYIW; encoded by the coding sequence ATGAACACGCAAATCAAACCAATTTTATTGGGCGCCATGCTGCTTGCTCCTGCGGCCGCAATACACGCACAAACAAAGGCAAGCTTATGGCTTACCAAGGCCGACAGGTCGGTACTTTTTGAGCAGCAAAAAGGGCCCCTTGCTTTTAAGACCAGCGATGCCGGCGGCACTACTATTACTGTTGATGATAAGGAGCACTACCAACCGATAGATGGATTTGGATTTGCATTAACCGGAGGCAGTGCCATGCATATCATCCGCATGAGCGCCGATAGCAGGGCTGCGTTGCTTAAAAATCTGTTTGCAGTTACAGGGAATGATATTGGCATAAGTTATTTAAGGCTGAGCATTGGCGCGTCCGATCTGAATGAGAAAGTATTCTCTTATGACGATATGCCCAAAGGGCAGACAGACCCAACGCTAAAACATTTTGACCTCGGCCCGGATAAGGCTGACGTGATCCCGGTAATGAAACAGATATTGGCTATAAACCCGGCAATCAAGATCCTGGGCTCGCCATGGTCGCCCCCGGCCTGGATGAAAACTAATAACGATACCCGTGGTGGCCGTTTAAAACCCGATTGTTACCCGGTGTATGCTCAATACCTGGTTAAATATATCCAGGGGATGAAGGCCAACGGGATCAACATCGATGCCATCACTATTCAGAACGAGCCATTGCACCCCGGGAATAACCCCAGTTTACTGATGGTTGCGCCCGACGAAGCCGATTTTATCAAAAACAATCTTGGTCCCGCGTTTAAGGCAGCAGGTATCAAAACAAAGATCATTGTTTACGATCATAATGCCGACAGGCCCGACTACCCTATCTCGATATTGAACGACCCTGCTGCCCGTAAATATGTGGATGGCTCGGGCTTTCACCTGTATGGCGGAGACATCTCGGCCCTTACCGACGTGCACAACGCACACCCCGATAAAAACATTTACTTTACCGAGCAGATGACCGTTGAGCCCGAAAATCAAAGTACTATCAACATTGCCTGGCCGGTAAAAAGCCTTATTATTGGCGCAACCCGTAACTGGAGCCGCAATGTACTGGAATGGAACCTTGCCGCCGACCCTGAATATAAGCCGTATACCGACCGGGGCGGATGTCCCTCATGCCAGGGCGCCGTTACCATTGATAAAAACGAGGTAAAGAAAAACATCGCTTATTATTCAGTTGCCCACGCTTCCAAATTTGTACGTCCCGGTTCGGTACGTATTGCATCAAACAATATGGATACTTTACCTAACGTAGCTTTCAAAACCCCCGATGGCAAAAAAGTGCTTATTGTAGCCAACACCGGCGATAGCGCGCAGGATTTCAACATCAAATACCAGGGAAAAATATTGGCGGTTAAACTTGATAAAGGTTCGGTTGGAACATATATCTGGTAG